A window of Platichthys flesus chromosome 23, fPlaFle2.1, whole genome shotgun sequence contains these coding sequences:
- the mkrn1 gene encoding probable E3 ubiquitin-protein ligase makorin-1 has protein sequence MAEAAAAASTAATAVTGGWTKHVTCRYFMHGLCKEGENCRYSHDLTSSQPAAMICKFFQKGNCVFGDRCRFEHCKPAKNEEPSTPQMLPLPSAGPSDPEPSEPTPGTGAQDWVNAAEFVPGQPYCGRAEQVNGESSGPLIEEFDSDTAQDNKRRRKQLCPYAAVGECRYGINCAYLHGDVCDMCGLQVLHPTDSNQRSEHTKACIEAHEKDMEISFAIQRSKDMMCGVCMEVVFEKANPSERRFGILSNCSHCYCLKCIRKWRSAKQFESKIIKSCPECRITSNFVIPSEYWVEDKEDKQKLIQKYKDGMGTKLCRYFDEGRGTCPFGSNCFYKHAFPDGRLEEAQPQRRQTGSNSRNRSSRRTPLWDIFDERESTDSFDNEDEEMVTFELSEMLLMLLAAGTDDEVTDSEDEWDLFHEELDDFYEIYL, from the exons ATGgcggaggcagcagcagcagcgtccaCGGCGGCGACAGCAGTAACAGGAGGCTGGACCAAACACGTAACCTGCAG ATATTTCATGCACGGACTCTGCAAAGAGGGAGAAAACTGCCGGTATTCCCACGATCTGACCAGCAGCCAACCCGCAGCCATGATTTGCAAGTTCTTCCAGAAGGGAAACTGTGTGTTTGGGGACCGTTGCAG GTTTGAACACTGTAAACCGGCAAAAAACGAGGAGCCGTCAACACCGCAGATGCTGCCGCTGCCCTCCGCCGGCCCGTCAGACCCAGAACCCAGTGAGCCAACACCTGGCACAGGGGCACAAGACTGGGTCAACGCTGCTGAGTTTGTTCCTGGACAGCCGTACTGTGGACGGG CTGAGCAGGTGAACGGGGAGAGCTCCGGCCCGCTCATCGAGGAGTTCGACAGCGACACGGCGCAGGACAACAAACGGCGGAGGAAGCAGCTCTGTCCGTACGCCGCTGTCGGAGAGTGCCGCTACGGGATCAACTGTGCCTATCTCCACGGCGATGTCTGCGATATGTGTGGCCTTCAGGTGCTCCACCCCACTGACAGCAACCAGCGCTCAGAGCACACCAAG GCGTGCATCGAGGCCCACGAGAAAGACATGGAGATTTCGTTTGCCATCCAGCGCAGCAAGGACATGATGTGCGGTGTGTGTATGGAGGTGGTGTTTGAGAAGGCCAACCCAAGCGAGCGCCGTTTTGGCATCCTCAGCAACTGCAGCCACTGCTACTGTCTAAAGTGCATTCGCAAGTGGAGGAGTGCCAAGCAGTTTGAGAGCAAAATCATCAA GTCTTGCCCAGAGTGTCGAATCACGTCCAACTTTGTCATCCCCAGCGAGTACTGGGTGGAAGATAAGGAGGACAAGCAGAAACTCATCCAGAAATACAAGGACGGCATGGG GACCAAACTGTGTCGATACTTTGACGAGGGCCGTGGAACATGCCCCTTCGGCTCAAATTGCTTCTACAAGCACGCCTTCCCTGACGGGCGACTGGAGGAAGCTCAACCCCAGCGTAGACAGACGGGCTCTAACAGCAGAAACCGG agctCGAGGCGAACACCACTGTGGGACATCTTTGATGAGAGGGAAAGCACTGACTCCTTTGACAACGAGGATGAGGAGATGGTGACGTTCGAGCTGAGCGAGATGCTCCTCATGCTGCTCGCCGCGGGAACCGACGACGAGGTGACAGACTCAGAGGACGAATGGGACTTGTTTCACGAGGAGCTGGACGATTTCTATGAAATTTACCTATAG